The Anastrepha obliqua isolate idAnaObli1 chromosome 5, idAnaObli1_1.0, whole genome shotgun sequence DNA window GCTAGTAACTTAATTTCCGCGAATTCATTCTCAGCaagaaaaatatcaacaaaaagcacatgaacgcaaaaccaaTAACAACTTGCAAGTTTaacgaacagctgattaaattatTGTTGGCGGGGAGAAtctcaaaaagtaaaaaaaatcagttgagCTACATCGTATTACATcgtattacataaaaaataaaaacgaagcaaataaaatacaaaataacgagcttagcgtattcttcttcttcttgattggcgcgatatgATTTTTTAGCgtcatatgattttattttgtccacaataatttgtaCTATTTCATTGTCGCTGTCATATGAAGAGCATTCCAATAGTACATTTCATTGCTGCATATTGGAAAGTGCAGCAACGGTGACTGGAGGCTGTGGTTCAGAagcgcatacatatatgtaggggaaaatggggagttgtgagacattgttacctttcggcattattcatttgtttacattcgattttaagtgtcaacaagtgttctcgatgcgatctcacttttcagctagcattggtcatatttacacgcattcgacgcgtctctccagttactgcgttttggaatttctcggtaagtttttttcatcatttgttttgcgatacattcgatcagttgttaaagcaaattgcaaatgttaatatatacaaattattcattgtcctattagctttgaatttacacattcacttgggCATGAACGTTCGACGTGTTTATGACTAAgcggccatttataaaaaaaacgatttggggagttgtaagacaacaaatgtggggagttgtaagacaccgtttttttcgacgttttaacgCATCTTTCATAAGTACCTCGCAATATTCATGCATTGTTCATTCCAGTTTATTagaatttgaagaagaagaagatttttgcATCATCAGCAAAGGTGCAATGCCGAAAaagttaaggggggggtaagggataaacgctaaaaaaaacacttttttcatgaatttattgtagcgaaacggttaaagtcagtttattaaaagttgttgcatattataaagtaacatttcaagaatatttgataaaattttcatgtaaaaatattgcaaaatgagcgaatgagagcacatttacgtagacgtcttttcaaaaatacattttgcagtagtcagcatatctcagcgtagaatcatctgaaatcaaaaaaatccaataatttagttaaagtatgagttaaactcccccccaacgtttattttgacgatttattttcattttcagccatttggtagtcgtttgaagtaaaaagtgatttttgacgaaaaaatgccgccattttgtaggtgtaaaaccaccttaatataaaaaaaaatggcgaaaaaaaacgttgggggaggttttttatatataaaatatgtgtgtaaaatttcaaaaggatcggttgagtagttttcaaatggactacgcactttaaaaaaaaaaaaccagtctaacggttagacgcgatagaagtgaaaccttccgtaaaacaaactgagagagaatgagacgaaagcagcattaggagcggggtaattataggttcattataatattgctataaagttcatattttattttcttcattttattattattcatccaatgttttcaatttcaacaaatgatacgagtggcttatgatagctaaaatatgatacaaatgctttggtttcgatgttgtcaacatatctttgaaataccgcgtcaatggttgtttttgatcgtgttgtcgattcagtgcgattgttacacatttttaaattgaatgttgtattgagaacgtcaattaaaggaaccgctgtgtccaatgcaaaatttacgttaaaatcgccacttaaaatcattggaactttatcgtaatcttttctaagtatccgcgatacttctggtgtatactttattaaattttcgtgaatgaattccgtgatgctatttattgatttttttttctgacgatattcacgacacttttctgcattatttttcggcataattgcggtaaatatttaaaaatgaaaatatttacgaatataaaaatacacacgcggttgctattatgagcgtccccagcaaaacctgcgtgaccgaaactctaacacaattacatttttttgaatgttacaaacacatatgcacgcaggtttttctggggcgtgaccgaaactctaacacaattacacatatgcactcgtatttgtttgaaaatcgacttttttttttggttctccgtcacctttggaaaatgtgtaaacagtaagcaaactttattcatatatttttcctcatttttgcatcagtaaaattaaacaaacgccgtagccgaatgggttggtgcgtgactactattcagaattcacagagagaacgtcagttcgaatctcggtgaaaacaccaaaattaaggaaaactctttttctaatagcgctcacccctcagcaggcaatggcaaaacaccgagtgtatttctgccatgaaaaaaagctcctcataaacatatcataaaataaaataaaataactgtataaaaaaattttttttcttgtgattcgaaccaagaattttggatcggaagctcacattgctagccgctcggttatcgcgccatgctgtcggcgctggcctaaaagttatttagttcgtcgctacgtttatatgtaatattcgtagccaagagtgtcgcttttttcgtttcactttttctcaaatcactcccaacgattctaaagaagttttcacttcaaaaggttcgagaaaaccgcagGTAtacgtttgtaacggactacgcgcgcaactgctgcgtcttggcagatgtttgaggtggctcggctttatgctttataacttaaaaagttttgctcggattgacttaaaattttaacacggtatatttgaaatgttttactacaataacatgcaaaaaaaaaatcgatttttatccatgttaaataggccataccaatagcttccagtattcattgactaaagattccatcgttgacatatgcagaatattaagattttgagtaatacgggtccaaaaacaaaacccgtctcacaactccccattctccTCTATTATTGGCccatttctatttttatgaattcaaataaattttatctaaaatatactATATTTCCTTACATTTTCCGTTTTATTccgcatttttatttaaatttagaattttgactcaattcgcaaattttaattcgtatttatttttactttgcgatcagctgtttttctcacttgcaattCTTACAAGCAAAAATTTGTCCAGTAAGAACTTGcaaatgtcattttgctctcGCACTTCGCCTACTTGCAAGTTTTTTTGATGtatgaacaccaaaacttgaTAGTTTGTGACAATTGTtagaaattatttgcttcatgtACAGACCTAAAGTGAAGTCGCCCCCAAAGCTCCATtattaataggtctatcgataagttcgtgcggttttacaacagatggcgtaacttgattattattccatcgatccacatttccaaacattcattggagagctactgtcgtaaggcacaaacgtcagtataagttttttatttgaagcgtaaacaacaatatttttaccacacttgaaaatgtcgaatttcgtgccaaataatgtgtttttgcggggaattctttaatatgaagaaaaaagcagccgaaagtcatcgtatcttggtggaagtttatggtgagcatgctctagctgagcgaacgtgccagaagtggtttgcacgctttaaaagtggtgattttggccgcgccgccaaagttcatggataccgaattggaggaattgctcgatcaagatccggctcaaacgcaagaagaggttgcaaaaactttgggagttgatcaatcaaccatttccaaaagccatgggaatgatccgaaaggtaggccattgggtgccgtatgaattgaagccaagagacgttgaacgccgttttatggcatgcgaacaactgcttcaacggcacaaaagaaagggttttttgcatcgaattgtgactggcgatgaaaagtgggtccattacgacaatccaaaacgtcgggcaacgtatggataccctggccatgcttcaacatcgacgtcggcgcagaatattcatggcctgaaggttatgctgtgtatctggtgggaccagctgggtgttgtgtattatgagctactgaaaccgaatgaaacgattacgggggatgtctaccgacgacaattgatgcgtttgagccgagcactgcgagaaaaacggccgcaatacgccgatagacacgacaaagttattttgcaacatgacaatgctcggccacatgttgcacaagtggtcaaaacatacttagaaacgctcaaatgggatgtcctaccccaccccccgtatagtccagaccttgcgccatccgattactatctcttccgatcgatgcaacatggcctggctgaccagcacttccgtaattacgatgaagtcaaaaaatggatcgattcgtggattgcggcaaaaccgaccgaatttttcacaaagggaatccgtgaattgccagaaagatgggaaaaagtagtagtaagcgatggacaatactttgaatattaaatttgtaaccattttacgtcaataaagtttcaaatttcgaaaaaaaaccgcacgaacttaaacatagtcctattaaaaaaaaaatgttgcaaaacgaTAAGGAAACAAAACGTTATTCATTATTTACCTCCGATAAACTTTATTAAGAACTCAATTGCCAGCTATTCCGTAACTAGTTACTGAGAAATCACTTTCATTACCGATTACGTTCTGATTAAGCATTTAATTAGACATTGGGAAAATCTCCCTAAAGTTTAATGGAAGGCTGACTATTCTTGTTACACAAACGTTTAAGTAATACTATACAAGGTTGATGTAATATAATACTAACCACTAGCATCTAATCAACAATGGTTGGCCAGCAATATTACTTTTAACGGTATTAAACATCTTTCGAATCACAGATTAATTTTAATGTACTTTTTATacatatacgcacatacatatgtatgttgatgTAATTGTGTATGCATTTGGATAAAGTTAGCCGACTTTTTAATAGTACACGTACTGCGCATCTTCGTTACGACGCGTCATAGCGACACCGTCGTACATCTCTTCCTCGACCAAACGTTGATGTTTGTTACCTCGCCGCTTTAGCTTGACATAGGCAATTTTCGTCCTTTTTAATGGCTTCAAAAGTTTTATCACATAAATAATAGCCAAAACTGCTATGACGGCCAGTAGTATCATCAAAATTGCACAAACTAAAAGTTCCGCCTTTACAGGTGAACGAATATAAAGCATTACTTTTGACTCTCCATCGACGGTGTCGCTGACGTTTTTAAACTGGCAATAGGGTAAGAATGCATGTTCCAAATTTGGCAGCGACGCTGGTATTACGTTATGTTGGAAATTTGGTAGACAAATGCATTTGAACGTATTATTAAAAAGTTCGCACTGCGAATTGGCGGGACACGCCTCCACTAATGTACTGGAAATTGATGAATTGCTGCAATTTCGCACTGAAATAAATCATGAAATTTAATGTAGAAAAATgcgtaaataactttttaattaattattacacTCACAATTCGCATCCATTGCGGCACTACTAAGggcacacaaaaacaaaatgaaaactttATATTGACCGCACATTCGCACCTGTCGCACTCTAAGCTTGATCGTTGGATCGTTAAGTTTGCTTAGGTCCAAACTGAATGGTAGAGAATAGAGCAACGGGGCACTTAGTGGCACATCCAGCAATATCATTATACGcctacatacatttgtttgtatgtgcatatttacaCTAGTATTGTGCTCtttgtgaaacaaaaaacaagaaaaaaaaaat harbors:
- the LOC129247817 gene encoding uncharacterized protein LOC129247817, producing MCGQYKVFILFLCALSSAAMDANLRNCSNSSISSTLVEACPANSQCELFNNTFKCICLPNFQHNVIPASLPNLEHAFLPYCQFKNVSDTVDGESKVMLYIRSPVKAELLVCAILMILLAVIAVLAIIYVIKLLKPLKRTKIAYVKLKRRGNKHQRLVEEEMYDGVAMTRRNEDAQYVYY